From Chryseobacterium salivictor, a single genomic window includes:
- the porU gene encoding type IX secretion system sortase PorU, which yields MKRNLTLFLVFLFSSFSFSQTTKINWEGSTVIDYGSSKVTVPFFKNESFVYEDGGVYIRIVEKYGGTGRKVTNLVWEKISAKDLFDINDYNLPAEDQYEVSDYTNPYTQEKSNNIRVAALKFEKGTIYRLSSFTVINDERKMLGKNLASKIGTAENPLRQGNFYKIKVDKSGVFKITAKFLRDNGINPANINPKNFRIYGNGGLMLPEHNQDYRFDALQENAIQVFGEDDGVWNEDDYALFYAQGPNGYNLHKSGNGNGNRRIETRTDKSSNFINIYEDFAYYFINFDNGPGKRIQASDVPTNSNIISRYDEYQYINEEKFNLMKIGRIWTGDAFNTNKTVTFTTKSPIQPADVIAYRSRYIAYLSQGNTITVNINNANPASTSVSPDDKREYLPIVYNGTVTNLQGNQLSFNYAPNSASNPNGKFYFDYAEVQYKEDLKFNNDQMNFRSYGIVEQSGNTYTFNMSDASAADQVWQVSDITNVTRKVNKSGDSSNFSFGYIANSNTFVNEFVAFKNNAAFSPAFVGKIDNQDLAGLQNIDYLMITVPEMMGQAQRLANFYQGKYNVAVVDVNKIYNEFSSGSRDITAIRDFTTRLNTPSGKLKYLFILGDTSYDFKGKAHPGSSVVPSYQSEESGNYSDSFVTDDYFVMTSPQSIGAVSVSATLPNLPVGRLPAANISEAKLLIDKALAYNNANPGQSTPFGEWRMKLDFVVDDDADNQFPFHNTMNASLANVFETGTLRKEYNIRKLYLDAFPAQTSAGGQRYPQVNQAISNDVGNSLYLFYFGHGGINGWAQERVLTIDQIQNFNNFNNVYSRFPLVSTITCEFTLWDDPGTFSAGEQVIKSKTGGASTMVTSSRAIGVGYGEDFTTIFTKHIFDLENDDFLNLGDALLKAKIQKGPSNDHLKVNFLGDPATKLSRPKRLITIDEIDSPVPGQFRALDFVKIKGHITKADGSIDESFNGRVAVNIFDKRLTKKTLNNDGMPKMNPVLTYTEEGSPIVKSSGVATSGVFSVEFYVPKDINYESGQGRILVYADNKVFDVFNNQTHTIGGINPEGINDTEAPKVKLYMNNTNFADGGITDQNPLLLACVTDDKGINSTGSGIGHDVTVVLDGKIIDTVVLNDFYFSGDGNGCTNPSLLDYQKGNVTYPFRNLTPGEHQLTFKVWDINNNSTTATLNFIVKDESNQNLIVKKLLNWPNPFTNKTYVQFEHNCDDVLDVNVQIYTITGKLVRTLSTTVTAEPFLQGFRTPRTAIEWDGNDDFGDAVGKGTYIFKIFARSQNQDKCKGSATAVEKMVLLK from the coding sequence ATGAAGCGCAATTTAACACTCTTTTTAGTATTTTTATTCAGTTCTTTTTCTTTTTCGCAAACCACTAAAATAAATTGGGAAGGAAGCACCGTGATTGATTACGGAAGCAGCAAAGTTACTGTTCCTTTCTTTAAGAACGAAAGTTTTGTATATGAAGATGGCGGGGTTTATATCAGGATAGTAGAAAAATACGGTGGTACCGGCAGAAAAGTCACCAATTTGGTTTGGGAAAAAATATCAGCAAAGGATCTTTTCGACATCAATGATTATAATCTTCCAGCCGAAGATCAATATGAAGTGAGTGATTATACGAATCCTTACACACAGGAAAAAAGCAATAATATTCGGGTTGCCGCCTTAAAATTTGAAAAAGGAACCATTTACCGGCTCAGTTCTTTTACGGTAATCAATGATGAAAGGAAAATGCTGGGTAAAAATCTGGCAAGTAAAATCGGAACTGCTGAAAATCCATTGAGACAGGGAAACTTTTATAAAATTAAAGTTGACAAATCAGGCGTTTTTAAAATTACTGCAAAATTCCTGCGGGACAACGGAATAAATCCCGCCAACATCAATCCTAAAAATTTTAGAATTTATGGAAATGGTGGCTTGATGTTGCCTGAACATAATCAGGATTACCGTTTCGATGCTCTGCAGGAAAATGCAATACAGGTTTTCGGTGAAGATGACGGGGTTTGGAATGAAGATGATTATGCTCTTTTCTACGCTCAAGGTCCTAATGGTTATAATCTGCACAAAAGCGGGAATGGCAACGGCAACAGAAGAATAGAAACGCGGACGGATAAATCCAGTAACTTTATCAACATCTACGAAGACTTCGCTTACTATTTCATCAATTTCGATAACGGACCCGGCAAAAGAATTCAAGCAAGTGATGTCCCGACTAATTCAAATATCATTTCCCGCTATGATGAATACCAATACATCAATGAAGAGAAATTCAATTTAATGAAAATTGGCAGAATCTGGACCGGCGATGCTTTTAATACTAATAAGACTGTCACTTTTACAACAAAATCGCCGATTCAGCCGGCTGATGTTATTGCATACCGTTCAAGATATATTGCTTACCTATCGCAAGGCAATACAATCACGGTAAACATTAACAATGCAAATCCGGCCAGTACTTCGGTTTCGCCAGATGATAAAAGAGAATATCTACCGATAGTTTATAACGGGACGGTTACTAATTTACAGGGCAATCAACTTTCCTTCAATTATGCACCGAACTCTGCCAGTAATCCTAATGGTAAATTTTATTTTGATTATGCTGAAGTTCAGTATAAAGAAGATTTAAAGTTCAATAATGACCAGATGAATTTTAGAAGTTATGGCATTGTGGAGCAAAGCGGTAATACGTACACTTTTAATATGTCCGATGCCTCTGCGGCGGATCAGGTTTGGCAAGTTTCTGACATCACCAATGTGACCAGAAAAGTGAATAAATCAGGCGACTCCTCTAATTTCAGTTTTGGTTATATCGCAAATAGCAACACCTTCGTGAATGAGTTTGTCGCTTTTAAAAACAATGCAGCATTTTCTCCTGCGTTTGTCGGAAAAATCGATAATCAGGATTTAGCTGGTTTACAAAACATCGATTATTTGATGATTACGGTTCCCGAGATGATGGGACAGGCACAGCGTCTCGCCAATTTTTACCAGGGAAAATATAATGTCGCGGTCGTCGACGTTAATAAAATCTATAATGAATTCAGCAGTGGGAGCAGAGACATCACCGCAATCAGAGACTTTACAACCCGACTGAATACGCCGTCCGGAAAATTGAAATATCTTTTCATTTTAGGAGACACTTCATATGATTTCAAAGGAAAAGCGCATCCCGGTTCTTCAGTGGTCCCAAGCTATCAAAGTGAAGAAAGTGGCAATTACTCTGATTCATTTGTAACCGACGATTATTTTGTAATGACCAGTCCACAAAGCATTGGAGCAGTAAGTGTTTCTGCAACATTACCGAACTTGCCGGTGGGCAGATTGCCGGCTGCCAATATTTCTGAAGCCAAACTTTTAATCGACAAAGCTTTAGCTTATAACAATGCAAATCCCGGTCAGTCGACTCCGTTTGGCGAATGGCGCATGAAACTGGATTTCGTAGTAGATGATGATGCTGATAACCAATTCCCTTTCCACAATACCATGAACGCCTCTCTGGCCAATGTATTCGAAACAGGAACATTGAGAAAAGAATACAATATCCGAAAACTTTATTTAGATGCCTTCCCTGCACAGACATCGGCTGGCGGCCAAAGATACCCGCAGGTCAACCAGGCGATCTCCAATGATGTCGGTAACAGTCTTTACCTGTTCTATTTCGGTCATGGTGGGATTAATGGTTGGGCGCAGGAAAGAGTTTTAACAATCGATCAGATTCAGAATTTTAATAATTTCAATAATGTTTATTCGCGTTTCCCTTTGGTTTCTACGATTACGTGTGAATTTACCCTTTGGGATGATCCGGGAACTTTTTCTGCCGGCGAGCAGGTCATCAAATCAAAAACCGGAGGAGCATCAACCATGGTTACTTCCAGCCGTGCGATTGGAGTTGGTTATGGCGAAGATTTCACGACTATTTTCACCAAACATATTTTTGATTTGGAAAATGACGATTTTTTAAATCTAGGTGATGCCCTATTAAAAGCAAAAATTCAAAAAGGTCCATCGAATGACCATTTGAAAGTCAACTTTCTGGGAGATCCGGCGACTAAATTAAGCCGCCCAAAACGATTAATAACCATCGATGAAATCGACTCTCCGGTTCCGGGGCAGTTTCGCGCATTGGATTTTGTGAAAATAAAAGGCCATATTACAAAAGCTGACGGAAGCATAGATGAAAGCTTTAATGGAAGAGTGGCGGTAAATATTTTTGATAAACGGCTGACCAAAAAAACACTCAATAATGATGGAATGCCGAAAATGAATCCGGTATTAACGTACACTGAAGAAGGCAGCCCAATTGTGAAATCCTCGGGAGTGGCAACCAGTGGTGTTTTCTCTGTTGAATTCTATGTTCCAAAAGATATTAATTATGAATCCGGCCAAGGAAGAATTTTAGTTTACGCTGACAACAAAGTGTTCGATGTTTTTAATAATCAAACACACACCATTGGAGGAATTAATCCAGAAGGAATCAATGATACAGAAGCTCCAAAAGTAAAATTATACATGAACAACACCAATTTTGCAGATGGGGGCATCACTGATCAGAATCCCCTACTCCTTGCCTGTGTAACCGATGATAAAGGAATCAACTCCACCGGTTCCGGTATTGGGCACGATGTCACCGTAGTTCTCGACGGTAAAATTATCGACACCGTAGTTCTGAATGATTTCTATTTTTCAGGAGATGGAAATGGATGTACCAATCCTTCCCTATTAGATTATCAGAAAGGAAACGTAACTTACCCCTTCAGAAATTTAACACCTGGCGAGCATCAGTTAACATTTAAAGTTTGGGACATTAACAATAATTCAACGACTGCTACGTTAAACTTTATAGTTAAGGACGAAAGCAATCAAAATTTAATCGTTAAAAAATTGTTAAATTGGCCAAATCCTTTTACCAACAAAACCTACGTTCAGTTTGAACACAATTGCGATGATGTGTTAGACGTAAATGTTCAGATTTACACCATTACCGGTAAATTGGTAAGAACCCTCAGCACCACGGTGACGGCAGAACCTTTCCTGCAGGGATTCAGAACACCGAGAACAGCGATCGAATGGGACGGAAATGATGATTTCGGAGATGCAGTTGGTAAAGGAACTTATATATTTAAAATTTTCGCACGCAGCCAAAATCAGGACAAATGCAAAGGAAGTGCAACTGCGGTCGAAAAAATGGTTTTATTAAAATAA
- the gldJ gene encoding gliding motility lipoprotein GldJ — MNRLKLFTIMALSATLILMSCGSGGNSKKGGGTKRFTSKTGWKPNDQKGWFFTGKQQKQKGWPGMVYVEGGTFTMGLVKDDVMHDWNNTPKRMQVSSFFVGETEITNYEYREYVTWLKYVFPPSDTSFKEIYTGALPDTLVWNNKLSRNDFAETYFRSPEYDYYPVVGVSWLQASRYCDWLTDRANEKALMEQGVISKDLYTNDSNNQGASAFNLDKFKGNDPEMDAYINKQRLQQKSGIKTQNARIIAANRNATSGVVEKFRLPTEVEWEFAALGMQKEREYNLYTSKKPEIEQLKGKKGKNRGMYLENFKQGRGDYSGVAGWKNDGSPTTADVKRYPSNNLGIFGMYGNVSEWTADVYRPIIDEEASDFNYYRGNIAKEIVKNADGTFKKVDAVKYDTLADGRLVYRGLPGQYEREVVADNRNFRDGDFQSSLDAGYGKAEDSSTLGYNMYNSKQKRFIVDGRGRIVLQKDKTSRTTALSNEVRVIKGGSWLDGAYWLDPGQRRFRDEGKAYGWVGFRVAQDAKSNGKGRTKR, encoded by the coding sequence ATGAATAGACTAAAGTTGTTTACAATAATGGCGTTAAGTGCAACACTTATCCTGATGAGTTGCGGCAGTGGTGGCAACAGCAAGAAAGGTGGTGGTACAAAACGTTTTACAAGTAAAACTGGTTGGAAACCCAACGACCAAAAAGGTTGGTTCTTTACCGGAAAACAACAGAAACAGAAAGGCTGGCCAGGAATGGTGTACGTGGAAGGCGGAACATTTACCATGGGATTGGTGAAAGATGACGTGATGCATGATTGGAATAATACCCCAAAAAGAATGCAGGTGAGTTCTTTCTTTGTCGGCGAAACAGAGATTACGAATTACGAATACAGAGAATATGTAACGTGGCTGAAATATGTTTTCCCTCCTTCTGACACTAGTTTTAAAGAGATTTATACAGGAGCACTTCCAGATACTTTGGTTTGGAACAACAAGCTGTCCCGAAACGATTTTGCAGAAACCTATTTCCGTTCGCCAGAATATGATTACTATCCTGTAGTAGGTGTTTCCTGGCTGCAGGCTTCCAGATACTGTGATTGGTTAACCGATCGTGCAAATGAAAAAGCTTTGATGGAACAGGGTGTAATTTCTAAAGATTTATATACCAACGATTCAAACAATCAAGGAGCAAGTGCCTTTAATTTAGATAAATTCAAAGGGAATGATCCAGAAATGGATGCATATATCAACAAGCAGCGTTTGCAGCAAAAAAGTGGGATTAAGACCCAAAATGCAAGAATCATTGCAGCAAACCGTAATGCAACTTCCGGTGTTGTAGAAAAGTTCCGCTTGCCAACTGAGGTAGAATGGGAATTTGCGGCCCTTGGAATGCAAAAAGAAAGAGAATATAATCTCTACACCAGTAAAAAACCGGAAATCGAACAACTGAAAGGTAAAAAAGGTAAAAACCGGGGAATGTATCTTGAAAACTTTAAACAGGGAAGAGGTGATTATTCCGGAGTTGCAGGTTGGAAAAATGACGGTTCACCGACTACTGCAGACGTAAAAAGATATCCTTCAAATAATTTGGGAATCTTTGGAATGTATGGTAACGTGTCTGAATGGACTGCTGATGTTTACAGGCCAATCATTGATGAAGAAGCAAGCGACTTTAATTATTACAGAGGAAACATAGCAAAAGAAATCGTAAAAAATGCAGATGGGACTTTCAAAAAAGTTGACGCAGTGAAATATGATACGTTAGCTGATGGCCGATTGGTTTATAGAGGATTGCCAGGTCAGTATGAACGAGAGGTTGTTGCAGATAACAGAAACTTCCGTGACGGTGATTTTCAGTCGTCTCTGGATGCAGGTTATGGGAAAGCAGAAGACAGTTCGACTCTGGGCTATAACATGTACAATTCTAAGCAAAAAAGATTTATTGTAGACGGCAGAGGTAGAATAGTTCTTCAAAAAGACAAAACTTCCAGAACAACCGCATTATCTAATGAAGTTAGAGTAATTAAAGGAGGTTCGTGGTTAGATGGAGCTTACTGGCTTGATCCGGGACAAAGAAGATTCCGTGATGAAGGAAAAGCTTACGGTTGGGTCGGATTCCGTGTTGCACAGGATGCGAAGTCAAACGGAAAAGGAAGAACCAAAAGATAA
- a CDS encoding UDP-N-acetylmuramoyl-tripeptide--D-alanyl-D-alanine ligase — translation MNAISFYPVFLKCAKVTIDTRNIEQNDVFFAFSGSTFNAAKLAENAIDKGALAVIVEQKEFENEKRNIFYVPSTLKFLQDLAKHHRNQLEIPVIGLTGSNGKTTTKEIIHAVLSQKYNVQYTFGNLNNHIGVPLTLLSIKPEHEIAVIEMGANHQKEIELLCDLAQPNYGYITNFGKAHLEGFGGFEGVIKGKSELYDYLENQSQTILVNENDPIQLEKTEGYQPKITFGAETSDYQFQQVSKDNSVGLIYGGNQAISKLTGNYNFTNLCAAASLGLHFDLHFDQIKNAIENYLPTNMRSQVVEKNGKIFVLDTYNANPSSMSESLKNFNNFNGSKTIIIGDMLELGEESETEHQAILDLARSLNFDEIITVGNEFKNVNQLSKSYQDAKELSEYLKINTIESKNILLKASRGVALEQILEFIG, via the coding sequence ATGAATGCAATTTCCTTTTATCCTGTTTTTTTAAAATGCGCGAAAGTAACAATCGATACCAGAAATATTGAACAAAACGATGTTTTCTTTGCCTTTTCGGGCTCCACATTTAATGCCGCAAAATTAGCTGAAAACGCCATTGACAAAGGAGCGCTGGCGGTTATTGTGGAACAGAAGGAATTTGAAAATGAAAAGAGAAATATTTTCTATGTTCCGTCAACTCTCAAATTTCTGCAGGATCTTGCAAAACATCATAGAAACCAACTCGAAATTCCCGTTATCGGCCTCACCGGGAGTAATGGTAAAACGACGACCAAAGAAATTATTCATGCGGTTCTTTCGCAGAAATATAACGTGCAGTATACTTTTGGAAACCTTAATAATCATATCGGTGTTCCGCTGACCTTACTTTCGATAAAACCAGAACATGAGATCGCGGTGATTGAAATGGGTGCGAACCACCAAAAAGAAATCGAACTGCTTTGTGACCTTGCGCAACCTAATTATGGCTATATTACCAATTTCGGCAAAGCACATCTTGAGGGTTTCGGTGGTTTCGAAGGAGTTATTAAAGGCAAATCTGAATTATATGATTATTTGGAAAATCAGTCGCAAACTATTCTGGTTAATGAAAATGATCCTATTCAACTTGAAAAAACAGAAGGGTACCAGCCAAAAATTACTTTTGGTGCAGAAACTTCTGATTATCAATTTCAACAGGTTTCAAAAGACAATTCAGTAGGATTGATTTATGGGGGAAATCAGGCGATATCGAAGCTTACAGGAAATTATAATTTTACCAATCTTTGTGCAGCGGCAAGTTTGGGTTTACATTTTGATTTACATTTTGATCAGATTAAAAATGCCATTGAAAACTATTTGCCCACCAATATGCGGTCGCAGGTTGTAGAAAAGAACGGGAAAATTTTTGTACTCGATACATACAATGCCAATCCCAGCTCGATGAGCGAGTCTTTAAAAAACTTTAATAATTTTAATGGCAGCAAAACCATTATCATCGGTGATATGTTAGAGTTGGGCGAAGAATCAGAGACAGAACATCAGGCGATTCTGGACCTTGCGAGATCTCTTAATTTTGATGAAATTATTACGGTAGGAAATGAATTTAAGAATGTGAATCAGCTTTCAAAATCCTATCAGGATGCAAAAGAACTTTCAGAATATTTAAAAATTAATACCATTGAATCCAAAAATATTTTGTTAAAAGCTTCACGTGGTGTTGCGTTAGAACAAATTTTAGAATTCATCGGTTAG